In Ictalurus furcatus strain D&B chromosome 23, Billie_1.0, whole genome shotgun sequence, a single window of DNA contains:
- the LOC128599752 gene encoding free fatty acid receptor 2-like, which produces MVSEVVILTVYILTFLTGLPANTLALYAFIKKLRDKPTPTDFLLLNLTISDLLFLLFLPFKMYEAASEMRWLLPSYLCPLTTFIFFSTIYTSSLMLMAVSVDRYLCVAFPVKYKIHQRPVYGVICSIFIWITTSTHLCFVYIVDHLTGDDSQVHDCYNNFTQSQLDVVLPMRLELCVVLYFLPLIVCTFCYTKFILILRRTASLNEGKRRRAVGMALGTLLVFVVCFLPYNTTHLLGYITRDNVIWRSDALLLTTVNTIFDPITFYFSSAAFQGNLKALLRPSTKAAYTGEVIENVCTKPNRVIQGNQTENIPDNDASELACP; this is translated from the coding sequence ATGGTGTCAGAGGTGGTGATCCTGACGGTCTACATCCTTACCTTCTTGACTGGCCTGCCGGCAAACACACTTGCCTTGTACGCCTTCATCAAGAAGCTCCGTGACAAACCCACCCCCACGGACTTCCTCCTGCTCAATCTGACTATATCAGACCTTCTTTTCCTACTCTTCCTGCCTTTCAAGATGTACGAGGCAGCATCTGAAATGCGCTGGCTCCTCCCTAGTTACCTGTGTCCCCTCACCACGTTTATATTCTTCTCCACCATCTATACCAGCTCACTGATGCTAATGGCTGTTAGTGTTGACCGTTACCTGTGTGTGGCATTCCCAGTCAAGTATAAGATCCACCAGAGGCCTGTATATGGAGTCATCTGCAGCATCTTTATCTGGATCACTACGTCAACTCATCTCTGCTTCGTATATATTGTGGATCACCTGACTGGAGATGATAGCCAGGTCCATGACTGCTACAACAACTTTACTCAGTCTCAGCTGGATGTAGTATTGCCCATGCGTCTAGAACTGTGCGTTGTTCTCTACTTCCTCCCACTCATCGTTTGCACCTTCTGCTACACAAAATTCATCCTCATTCTCAGGCGCACAGCCAGCCTCAATGAGGGGAAGCGACGGAGGGCTGTTGGCATGGCCTTGGGTACACTTTTGGTCTTTGTGGTCTGCTTCCTGCCCtacaacaccacacacctccTGGGCTACATCACCAGGGACAACGTGATCTGGAGATCTGATGCTTTGCTGCTCACCACCGTCAACACAATCTTCGACCCAATCactttttatttctcctcaGCTGCCTTCCAAGGAAATCTGAAGGCTCTCCTAAGACCCAGTACTAAGGCTGCTTACACTGGCGAGGTGATAGAAAATGTCTGCACTAAACCGAATCGAGTGATACAAGGCAACCAGACTGAAAATATACCCGATAACGATGCTAGTGAATTGGCATGTCCATAG
- the lim2.5 gene encoding lens intrinsic membrane protein 2.5 yields MYSFMGGGLFCAIVANILLVVSTATDYWMQYRLSGSFAHQGLWRYCMSGKCYMQTDSIAYWNATRAFMILSSMSCFAGIIAGILSFTHFSGFERFSRSFAAGIMFFVSTLFVFLAMAIYTGVTVNFLGKRFGDWRFSWSYILGWVALLMNFFAGIFYMCAYRMHECRRVAGSR; encoded by the exons ATGTACAGCTTCATGGGAGGAGGCCTTTTCTGTGCCATTGTGGCCAACATCCTCCTGGTGGTGTCCACAGCCACTGATTACTGGATGCAGTACCGCCTATCAGGCAGTTTCGCTCATCAGGGCCTGTGGCGCTACTGCATGTCGGGCAAGTGCTACATGCAGACGGACAGCATTG CATACTGGAACGCCACAAGGGCCTTCATGATCCTGTCATCGATGTCATGCTTCGCAGGGATCATCGCCGGCATTCTTTCCTTCACCCACTTCTCTGGATTTGAGAGATTCAGTCGTTCCTTTGCTGCAGGGATCATGTTTTTCGTTTCGA ctctctttgtttttctggCCATGGCGATCTACACCGGGGTGACGGTGAACTTCCTGGGAAAGCGCTTTGGTGATTGGCGTTTCTCCTGGTCCTACATACTCGGTTGGGTTGCTCTGCTCATGAACTTCTTTGCAG GAATATTTTACATGTGTGCTTACAGGATGCACGAGTGCAGGCGAGTCGCCGGATCACGCTAG
- the LOC128599750 gene encoding B-cell receptor CD22 isoform X2, with product MDRFGTLTQLFTAVALLGGVCHCWEAYVQGPVNAVRGSCVLVPCNTVTYRNVKWYAYRRMSYPVVYSNDRSEIMDEFKGRTSVPNAQNGNCTLKIDNVRQQDSEVDLYVWIWTYGEDKGFYDRTIKINILDPVRPHMSVANTQVEGKPFTATCRFRHSCPSAPPQMSWQGLSSTSNVLTHRKDAEGLWETEATATFRVTRQNQGARLSCRTVLSGQTLESGSVSLDISYAPTDVKIDYIGRTSVVEGEKISLQCTSKGKPQPTAYEWLVTQNNNTIRLKGSTVLLQDVRRRTSVSCIATNSVGHGESKQLSLDVHYSPSIVQGLFCSMQNRKLQCVCQAEAKPSVVISWTVDGSSEVFPPFNTTTQHNGSMTVSELTGPQGHNVTCTATNSVGSEFTQILVQSEGDTSAVFAVVGASAGVCVILGLAVTVLMIWKKRRHAVPRGGLSTAQHVTANKTCHDYSLESDEDLYVNAVRGQQVYEDQDAESCIYQNYDKSS from the exons ATGGATAGATTTGGGACACTCACTCAGCTCTTCACTGCAG TTGCACTGCTTGGTGGTGTGTGTCACTGCTGGGAGGCGTACGTGCAGGGACCAGTCAACGCCGTCAGGGGCAGCTGCGTGTTGGTGCCGTGCAACACTGTAACTTACAGGAACGTCAAGTGGTACGCATATAGAAGAATGAGCTACCCAGTTGTGTACTCCAACGACCGCAGCGAGATAATGGATGAGTTTAAAGGAAGGACATCAGTCCCAAATGCACAAAACGGAAACTGCACTTTAAAGATTGACAACGTCCGGCAACAAGACAGCGAGGTGGACCTGTACGTATGGATCTGGACATATGGTGAAGATAAAGGATTTTATGACAGAACcatcaaaataaatatat TGGATCCCGTGCGACCTCATATGTCCGTGGCCAACACACAGGTCGAGGGAAAGCCTTTCACTGCAACATGCAGATTCCGCCATTCCTGCCCCTCAGCTCCACCACAGATGTCCTGGCAGGGTTTGAGTTCCACTTCTAATGTATTGACCCACAGGAAGGACGCGGAGGGATTATGGGAAACTGAGGCCACTGCTACGTTCAGAGTAACTCGCCAAAACCAGGGCGCACGTCTCAGCTGCAGGACCGTTCTCAGTGGACAAACTTTAGAGAGTGGTTCCGTTTCGCTCGACATCTCAT ACGCTCCCACAGACGTGAAAATAGATTACATAGGACGTACCAGTGTAGTTGAGGGTGAGAAGATCTCACTTCAATGTACTAGCAAGGGCAAGCCTCAACCCACTGCCTATGAGTGGCTCGtcacccaaaacaacaacactatcCGCCTCAAAGGAAGTACTGTTCTCCTTCAAGATGTCAGAAGACGCACGTCCGTTTCCTGCATCGCCACTAACTCCGTCGGACATGGTGAATCAAAGCAGCTATCACTGGATGTCCATT ATTCTCCATCGATCGTGCAAGGCTTATTTTGCTCCATGCAGAACAGAaaactacagtgtgtgtgtcaagCAGAGGCCAAGCCAAGTGTTGTCATCTCTTGGACCGTAGATGGCAGCAGTGAGGTTTTTCCACCCTTCAACACCACGACTCAGCACAATGGAAGCATGACGGTGTCAGAGTTGACTGGACCGCAGGGCCACAACGTCACCTGCACGGCGACAAACAGTGTGGGCTCCGAATTTACCCAGATACTTGTCCAGTCTGAAG GGGATACTTCAGCAGTGTTTGCGGTGGTTGGGGCGTCTGCCGGGGTGTGCGTCATCTTAGGACTTGCTGTGACAGTGCTCATGATTTGGAAAAAGAG ACGCCATGCAGTGCCACGTGGAGGTCTCTCCACTGCCCAGCATGTGACGGCTAATAAAACGTGCCATGACTACAGTTTGGAGTCAGATGAAGACCTGTATGTTAACGCAGTGCGCGGTCAACAGGTTTATGAAGATCAG GACGCAGAGTCCTGTATCTACCAGAATTATGATAAAAGTTCCTGA
- the LOC128599750 gene encoding B-cell receptor CD22 isoform X1, with amino-acid sequence MDRFGTLTQLFTAVALLGGVCHCWEAYVQGPVNAVRGSCVLVPCNTVTYRNVKWYAYRRMSYPVVYSNDRSEIMDEFKGRTSVPNAQNGNCTLKIDNVRQQDSEVDLYVWIWTYGEDKGFYDRTIKINILDPVRPHMSVANTQVEGKPFTATCRFRHSCPSAPPQMSWQGLSSTSNVLTHRKDAEGLWETEATATFRVTRQNQGARLSCRTVLSGQTLESGSVSLDISYAPTDVKIDYIGRTSVVEGEKISLQCTSKGKPQPTAYEWLVTQNNNTIRLKGSTVLLQDVRRRTSVSCIATNSVGHGESKQLSLDVHYAPMDVKVDYTGNTTVVEGNEISLRCVSDSRPTPTHYEWLVTQNNTTRHYKVRTLVLRDVRRDTSVSCIATNTIGRGESKQLSLNVHYSPSIVQGLFCSMQNRKLQCVCQAEAKPSVVISWTVDGSSEVFPPFNTTTQHNGSMTVSELTGPQGHNVTCTATNSVGSEFTQILVQSEGDTSAVFAVVGASAGVCVILGLAVTVLMIWKKRRHAVPRGGLSTAQHVTANKTCHDYSLESDEDLYVNAVRGQQVYEDQDAESCIYQNYDKSS; translated from the exons ATGGATAGATTTGGGACACTCACTCAGCTCTTCACTGCAG TTGCACTGCTTGGTGGTGTGTGTCACTGCTGGGAGGCGTACGTGCAGGGACCAGTCAACGCCGTCAGGGGCAGCTGCGTGTTGGTGCCGTGCAACACTGTAACTTACAGGAACGTCAAGTGGTACGCATATAGAAGAATGAGCTACCCAGTTGTGTACTCCAACGACCGCAGCGAGATAATGGATGAGTTTAAAGGAAGGACATCAGTCCCAAATGCACAAAACGGAAACTGCACTTTAAAGATTGACAACGTCCGGCAACAAGACAGCGAGGTGGACCTGTACGTATGGATCTGGACATATGGTGAAGATAAAGGATTTTATGACAGAACcatcaaaataaatatat TGGATCCCGTGCGACCTCATATGTCCGTGGCCAACACACAGGTCGAGGGAAAGCCTTTCACTGCAACATGCAGATTCCGCCATTCCTGCCCCTCAGCTCCACCACAGATGTCCTGGCAGGGTTTGAGTTCCACTTCTAATGTATTGACCCACAGGAAGGACGCGGAGGGATTATGGGAAACTGAGGCCACTGCTACGTTCAGAGTAACTCGCCAAAACCAGGGCGCACGTCTCAGCTGCAGGACCGTTCTCAGTGGACAAACTTTAGAGAGTGGTTCCGTTTCGCTCGACATCTCAT ACGCTCCCACAGACGTGAAAATAGATTACATAGGACGTACCAGTGTAGTTGAGGGTGAGAAGATCTCACTTCAATGTACTAGCAAGGGCAAGCCTCAACCCACTGCCTATGAGTGGCTCGtcacccaaaacaacaacactatcCGCCTCAAAGGAAGTACTGTTCTCCTTCAAGATGTCAGAAGACGCACGTCCGTTTCCTGCATCGCCACTAACTCCGTCGGACATGGTGAATCAAAGCAGCTATCACTGGATGTCCATT ATGCCCCCATGGATGTGAAAGTAGATTACACAGGAAACACCACGGTGGTCGAGGGTAACGAGATCTCACTTAGATGTGTCAGCGATAGCAGGCCTACACCCACACACTATGAGTGGCTCGTCACCCAGAACAACACCACCAGGCACTACAAAGTACGTACTCTTGTCCTTCGAGATGTGAGAAGAGACACGTCGGTCTCCTGCATCGCCACTAACACCATCGGACGTGGTGAATCAAAGCAGTTATCGCTCAATGTCCATT ATTCTCCATCGATCGTGCAAGGCTTATTTTGCTCCATGCAGAACAGAaaactacagtgtgtgtgtcaagCAGAGGCCAAGCCAAGTGTTGTCATCTCTTGGACCGTAGATGGCAGCAGTGAGGTTTTTCCACCCTTCAACACCACGACTCAGCACAATGGAAGCATGACGGTGTCAGAGTTGACTGGACCGCAGGGCCACAACGTCACCTGCACGGCGACAAACAGTGTGGGCTCCGAATTTACCCAGATACTTGTCCAGTCTGAAG GGGATACTTCAGCAGTGTTTGCGGTGGTTGGGGCGTCTGCCGGGGTGTGCGTCATCTTAGGACTTGCTGTGACAGTGCTCATGATTTGGAAAAAGAG ACGCCATGCAGTGCCACGTGGAGGTCTCTCCACTGCCCAGCATGTGACGGCTAATAAAACGTGCCATGACTACAGTTTGGAGTCAGATGAAGACCTGTATGTTAACGCAGTGCGCGGTCAACAGGTTTATGAAGATCAG GACGCAGAGTCCTGTATCTACCAGAATTATGATAAAAGTTCCTGA
- the si:ch211-231m23.4 gene encoding free fatty acid receptor 2: MINHWVLLSAYIITFLIGLPANILAIYAFIRKLRKKPTPTDVLLLNLTLSDLLFLFFLPMKMYEAASGLQWHLSQTICSIVSFVFFSTIYTSSLLLMAVSIDRYLGVAFPVTYMKFRKLLYATIGSIFIWLFSGAHCTIVFFVVHMGKENSTEPKTTCYENFTDDQKSVVLPVRLEFFVVLCLVPLIICVFCYLNCIWILYHRPRITKEKKQRAIGMALGTLSVFLICFMPYNISHLVGFNTNNSPPWRYYTLLLSTFNTCLDPIIFYFSSSVYRNTTKMSLFRVFSLRRRLGLNTHPNLSVEGDSNSDKAREFDRHNSNTRK; this comes from the coding sequence ATGATAAACCACTGGGTGCTTCTCTCAGCCTACATTATAACCTTCTTAATCGGCCTACCAGCCAATATCCTGGCCATTTATGCCTTCATCAGGAAGCTTCGCAAAAAACCCACACCCACGGACGTCCTTCTGCTGAACCTGACTCTCTCCGATCTgctcttcttgtttttcttaCCAATGAAGATGTATGAGGCAGCATCAGGCCTACAGTGGCACCTTTCCCAGACCATATGCTCGATCGTGTCATTTGTCTTTTTCAGCACCATCTACACCAGCTCGCTGTTGCTGATGGCTGTTAGCATTGACCGCTACTTGggagtggccttcccagtcacctaCATGAAGTTTCGCAAGCTTCTCTATGCCACCATTGGCAGTATTTTCATCTGGCTGTTCAGTGGAGCACACTGCACGATTGTGTTTTTCGTCGTCCATATGGGGAAGGAGAATAGCACTGAACCCAAGACTACCTGCTACGAGAACTTCACCGATGACCAGAAAAGCGTTGTACTTCCAGTGCGGCTGGAGTTTTTTGTGGTTCTTTGTTTGGTGCCCCTGATTATATGCGTGTTCTGCTATCTTAACTGTATCTGGATCCTTTACCATAGGCCCCGCATAACAAAGGAGAAGAAGCAAAGGGCCATTGGAATGGCGCTAGGCACCTTGAGCGTCTTCTTGATCTGCTTTATGCCCTACAACATCTCTCATCTGGTGGGCTTCAACACCAACAACAGCCCACCATGGAGGTACTACACACTGCTCCTAAGCACCTTCAACACCTGCCTGGACCCCATCATCTTCTACTTCTCCTCAAGTGTGTATCGCAACACCACCAAAATGTCCCTCTTTAGAGTTTTCTCACTTAGGCGCCGTCTAGGCTTGAACACCCATCCCAATTTGAGTGTTGAGGGAGATTCTAACTCTGATAAAGCCCGGGAATTTGACCGTCACAATAGTAACAccagaaaataa